From Brochothrix thermosphacta DSM 20171 = FSL F6-1036, a single genomic window includes:
- the wecB gene encoding non-hydrolyzing UDP-N-acetylglucosamine 2-epimerase codes for MKKRKIMIVFGTRPEAIKMAPLILALKKNVNFEVIVTVTAQHRQMLDQVLATFSISPDFDLDIMKDQQTLSEITSNVIQQLDCVLKSVKPELILVHGDTTTTLAASLAAFYNQVKIGHVEAGLRTYDKYSPFPEEMNRQLTDSLSDIYFAPTKESRQNLLNEAHDESAIHITGNTAIDALKYTITDTYEHPVLHKIPLEDRFVLLTMHRRENQGSPMEEVFKAITEVINADIHTHIIFPVHLNPIVQKSAHELLGNHPRIHLISPLDVFDFHNMAARSYFIMSDSGGVQEEAPSLGKPVLVLRETTERPEGVLAGTLKLIGTEKETVQNAMLDLLTDRVLYEQMSKASNPYGDGNASAKIIAALIKMS; via the coding sequence ATGAAAAAAAGGAAAATAATGATAGTATTTGGCACGCGCCCAGAAGCCATTAAAATGGCGCCACTAATTTTAGCATTGAAAAAAAATGTTAATTTTGAGGTCATCGTCACAGTAACAGCTCAACATCGCCAAATGTTGGATCAAGTATTAGCGACGTTCTCAATTTCGCCAGATTTTGATCTAGACATTATGAAAGATCAACAAACATTGTCTGAGATAACAAGTAATGTTATTCAGCAATTAGATTGTGTACTAAAAAGTGTAAAACCAGAACTAATCCTTGTGCATGGTGATACAACAACAACATTAGCAGCTAGCTTAGCAGCTTTTTATAATCAAGTGAAAATAGGTCATGTTGAGGCTGGACTACGCACTTATGATAAATACTCACCATTTCCTGAAGAAATGAATCGTCAATTGACAGATTCATTAAGTGATATCTACTTTGCACCCACTAAGGAAAGCCGTCAAAATCTCTTGAATGAAGCACATGATGAGTCAGCGATTCATATAACCGGTAATACAGCAATTGATGCATTGAAATATACAATAACAGATACATATGAACACCCCGTGTTACATAAAATTCCGCTGGAGGATCGTTTTGTACTACTGACGATGCATCGACGTGAAAATCAGGGTTCACCAATGGAAGAAGTATTTAAAGCGATAACTGAGGTGATAAATGCAGATATACACACGCACATTATTTTCCCAGTCCACCTGAATCCCATTGTACAAAAAAGTGCACATGAATTGTTAGGTAATCATCCCCGTATTCACCTCATTAGTCCACTAGATGTTTTTGATTTTCATAATATGGCTGCGAGAAGCTATTTTATTATGTCTGATTCTGGCGGAGTTCAAGAAGAGGCCCCTTCATTAGGAAAGCCGGTATTAGTCTTACGTGAGACTACTGAACGACCGGAAGGTGTCTTAGCTGGCACATTAAAACTAATAGGTACTGAAAAAGAAACTGTTCAAAACGCTATGCTAGATTTGTTAACCGATAGAGTGCTGTATGAACAAATGAGTAAAGCGAGCAATCCTTATGGAGATGGTAATGCCTCTGCTAAAATAATAGCCGCACTTATTAAAATGAGTTAA
- a CDS encoding 6-phospho-beta-glucosidase, translating into MQFPKDFLWGGAIAANQIEGAYNSDGKGLSVQDVTPRGWRERPTETPTSDNMKLEAIDFYHRYKEDIRLFAEMGFKVFRLSIAWSRIFPNGDEHTPNEAGLAFYDDLFDECHKYGIEPLVTLSHYETPLHLSKEYDGWRNRELIGFFEHYARTVFLRYKGKVKYWLTFNEINSIAHTPLLSGGIYTPKDELTEQDLYQAIHHELVASARVVKACHDILPDAQIGCMILGMPVYPLTPQPEDVMKALQTERENYYFSDIQVRGYYPSYSKRLLKEKGIELVVTPEDIGDLKHTVDFVSFSYYMSTCESSNPEHKGGEGNIIGGVPNPYLEASEWGWQIDPVGLRFYLNTLYDRYQKPVFIVENGLGAVDELITLPDGTKTVLDDYRIAYLNDHLVQVGEAIKDGVPIMGYTAWGCIDLVSFTTAELKKRYGFIYVDRHDDGSGTFKRFKKKSFSWYKEVIASNGTSLK; encoded by the coding sequence ATGCAATTTCCAAAAGATTTTTTATGGGGTGGCGCTATTGCCGCAAACCAAATCGAAGGTGCCTATAATAGTGACGGTAAAGGATTAAGTGTTCAAGACGTTACGCCACGAGGGTGGAGAGAACGACCGACTGAAACACCGACTTCAGATAATATGAAATTAGAGGCGATTGACTTTTATCATCGCTACAAAGAAGATATTCGTTTATTTGCTGAGATGGGCTTCAAAGTATTCCGTCTTTCGATTGCATGGTCACGCATTTTCCCTAATGGTGATGAGCACACTCCAAATGAAGCAGGTCTTGCTTTTTATGATGATTTGTTTGACGAGTGTCATAAATATGGGATTGAACCACTTGTTACGCTCTCACATTACGAAACGCCGCTTCATCTTTCTAAAGAATACGATGGTTGGCGTAATCGTGAGTTAATTGGGTTTTTTGAGCATTATGCTCGGACAGTTTTCTTACGCTATAAAGGAAAAGTGAAATATTGGCTCACTTTTAATGAAATCAATTCAATCGCACACACACCTCTATTAAGTGGTGGGATTTATACACCAAAAGACGAGTTAACTGAACAAGACCTCTATCAGGCGATTCATCATGAATTAGTAGCAAGCGCGCGCGTCGTTAAAGCCTGTCATGACATCTTACCTGATGCTCAAATTGGCTGTATGATTTTGGGAATGCCTGTTTATCCCTTAACACCGCAACCCGAAGATGTGATGAAGGCTTTACAAACAGAAAGAGAAAACTACTATTTTTCTGACATTCAAGTGCGTGGTTACTATCCAAGTTACAGCAAACGATTATTAAAAGAAAAAGGAATCGAACTCGTTGTCACACCTGAAGATATCGGTGATTTAAAGCACACGGTCGACTTCGTTTCATTTAGTTATTACATGAGCACATGTGAATCAAGTAACCCTGAACATAAGGGTGGCGAAGGTAATATTATCGGTGGGGTTCCGAATCCTTACTTAGAAGCTAGTGAATGGGGTTGGCAGATCGATCCTGTCGGCTTACGTTTTTATTTAAATACGCTTTATGATCGTTACCAAAAGCCTGTTTTCATTGTCGAAAATGGCTTAGGCGCAGTAGACGAATTAATTACATTACCTGATGGTACTAAAACAGTTTTAGATGACTACCGAATTGCTTATCTCAATGATCACCTTGTACAAGTAGGTGAAGCCATTAAAGATGGCGTTCCTATCATGGGCTATACAGCCTGGGGGTGTATTGATCTTGTAAGTTTCACCACCGCTGAACTAAAAAAACGTTATGGTTTTATCTATGTCGATCGTCATGATGATGGTAGTGGAACTTTCAAACGCTTTAAGAAAAAAAGTTTTTCTTGGTATAAAGAAGTCATTGCGAGCAATGGTACTTCTTTGAAATAA
- a CDS encoding helix-turn-helix domain-containing protein: MFLLTNKSYKRQLQLIQSCFNASRPLSQKYLTTTLKCSISTLTNTINYINEEFESLQFEYRDGCYTLISKRGYRLNETYKHFLQTAEEYKLFEQLFFHEESIQYYVNTLFMSESNIRRMVKNLNKELRPKGLFITTNPMKLNGDEWTVRQAFTSFFYEKNRLDFQQTFGENVLFYDTLTEKTLFIMGAKVSMTNALLLKYWLYISVQRTKKKYHLNKHTSATNDDYFANTLYTSIKADNIFQLEFTKNTGLAVTIETIGDILPHIDRAFINNNQPLKETDYYFSTYTNISLQMISDLITQLERGLNSYASSTVKNESIHMLYNYCSTHYCVPSFAYDFNKAFIDLIREKNPLFEPLLKKTMTQLNYPPMLLEDLNQYHGFFEMITMLFPDFFITSSNYKPIRIFLITDFIPSYVSFLISRLYDEFGTEIIINTCENISRDTLLRSEDLSEKIILISNFYDLPINAKEYDAFIFFNSLLSANDIANIRALIAVDKKNWTL, translated from the coding sequence TTGTTTTTACTTACGAATAAAAGTTATAAACGACAGTTACAATTAATACAGTCATGTTTCAACGCCTCAAGGCCGCTCTCACAAAAATATTTAACAACTACTTTAAAGTGTTCAATTTCAACCCTCACCAACACCATCAACTATATAAATGAAGAATTCGAATCCTTACAGTTTGAATATCGTGATGGCTGTTACACCCTCATTTCAAAAAGAGGTTACCGACTTAACGAAACATACAAACACTTTTTACAAACAGCTGAAGAATATAAACTTTTCGAACAACTTTTTTTTCATGAAGAAAGTATTCAATACTATGTAAATACGCTTTTCATGAGCGAGTCAAACATTCGAAGGATGGTGAAAAATCTCAATAAAGAACTGCGGCCAAAAGGTCTGTTCATCACTACAAATCCGATGAAGCTAAACGGAGATGAGTGGACAGTAAGACAAGCTTTCACTAGTTTTTTCTATGAAAAAAATCGTTTGGATTTCCAACAAACGTTTGGAGAAAATGTTCTATTTTATGATACCCTCACTGAAAAAACACTCTTTATTATGGGTGCTAAAGTATCTATGACAAACGCTCTCCTGTTAAAATACTGGTTGTATATCAGTGTTCAACGAACAAAAAAAAAGTATCATTTAAATAAACACACTTCTGCTACTAATGATGACTATTTCGCAAACACTCTTTATACATCAATTAAAGCGGATAATATTTTCCAACTTGAATTCACTAAAAATACAGGTCTTGCTGTCACAATAGAAACAATTGGAGATATACTTCCACATATAGATAGAGCATTCATTAATAACAATCAGCCACTGAAAGAAACCGATTATTACTTTTCTACCTATACAAATATTTCTTTACAGATGATCAGTGACCTCATAACTCAATTAGAGCGAGGATTAAATAGCTACGCTTCTTCAACTGTCAAAAATGAATCCATACATATGCTTTATAACTATTGTTCAACCCATTATTGTGTCCCTTCTTTTGCATACGATTTTAATAAGGCCTTTATTGATCTAATTCGCGAGAAAAATCCGCTCTTTGAACCCTTACTAAAAAAAACAATGACTCAACTCAACTATCCTCCAATGCTCCTTGAAGATCTAAATCAATATCATGGATTTTTTGAAATGATTACAATGTTATTCCCTGATTTTTTCATAACTTCTTCCAATTACAAACCGATACGAATCTTTCTAATAACAGATTTCATCCCCTCTTATGTTAGTTTTCTTATTTCCAGATTGTATGATGAATTTGGAACAGAAATCATTATTAACACGTGTGAGAACATCTCACGGGATACCCTTTTAAGAAGTGAGGATCTTTCTGAAAAAATTATTCTTATCAGTAATTTTTATGATTTACCAATCAATGCCAAAGAATATGATGCGTTCATCTTTTTTAATAGTTTGTTAAGTGCTAATGACATTGCTAATATAAGAGCATTAATCGCAGTTGATAAAAAAAATTGGACCCTTTAA
- a CDS encoding LTA synthase family protein has translation MYVVINVSVILALMLATVFFNANKKSRIYLIGYLLLVGLLVTSMVENSNIRDFSNVFNYPLTIYLLGYSVLLFVISLTNIAIGSYLFIMIGVLLTVANGVKNVSTGLPIVWADFQNNLLKEVVWEMTSKPHFILVLVTVSVIVLCGWLYNKFWRDKQLSLELRVTGLCISVVVSASCLLYINHSTSYATQRTSENQNSGAVEYFIESMNPEIMPRPTDYSEIVMKDLVLKYNAKYPIEKIAVPVKKEKIIYILSESLIDPTKFPDTKWTEDPLPTIHKLQEKFGGSMYSPVFGGGTVNVEFSLLSGFDYNFLQKNSIAYNHILEKNDHNIGIPFFLKKQGYETKGVHSHLKKGYQRNEVYKKLGFDSFISRETMIAESKELPIYYDEGYISDMSFVDRILLEVNKNDKSTFINSVSMQNHYPYTEATKGKLKQDDNLLENYQDIVDGDQLALYARGVKKMDTTIDLLIQKLTELDQPTTVVFYGDHGPALNQSLYDNAFFKDDKQLQKYLTPYFVWNNKINGEQKPKIINPGFLGSLAFSEMSVAQAPFYQFEHDLMQKLPAYNIAKNLFLNSKGEKIALTAPLKEALHDYQLFQYDMFVGEGYSKELFSI, from the coding sequence ATGTATGTAGTTATTAATGTGAGTGTTATTTTAGCGTTAATGTTAGCAACAGTATTTTTCAATGCTAATAAAAAATCGAGGATATATCTGATAGGTTATCTATTGCTGGTTGGCCTATTAGTAACGTCAATGGTTGAAAATAGTAATATTAGGGACTTTTCAAATGTGTTTAATTATCCATTAACGATTTATTTATTAGGTTATTCAGTATTATTATTTGTAATTTCATTAACGAATATAGCGATTGGAAGTTATCTATTTATCATGATAGGTGTACTGCTTACGGTCGCCAATGGTGTAAAAAACGTAAGTACAGGTTTACCCATTGTTTGGGCGGATTTCCAAAATAATTTATTGAAAGAGGTAGTCTGGGAAATGACTAGTAAACCGCATTTTATATTGGTTTTAGTGACAGTTAGTGTCATAGTGTTATGCGGCTGGCTGTACAATAAATTTTGGAGAGACAAACAACTGTCGCTTGAATTACGAGTAACAGGTCTCTGTATTAGTGTAGTAGTAAGTGCGAGTTGTTTACTATATATCAATCATTCAACCAGTTATGCAACCCAAAGAACAAGCGAAAATCAAAACAGTGGTGCAGTTGAGTATTTTATTGAAAGTATGAATCCTGAAATAATGCCGCGACCAACTGATTATTCAGAAATAGTAATGAAGGACCTTGTTTTAAAATACAATGCAAAATATCCGATAGAAAAAATAGCAGTTCCTGTGAAAAAAGAAAAAATTATTTATATCCTCAGCGAATCCTTGATTGATCCCACGAAATTTCCTGATACAAAGTGGACCGAAGATCCGTTGCCAACGATTCATAAACTACAAGAAAAATTCGGAGGTTCGATGTATAGCCCAGTTTTTGGTGGTGGTACAGTTAATGTCGAGTTTAGTTTGTTGAGTGGATTTGATTATAACTTTTTACAAAAAAATAGTATTGCCTATAATCATATTTTGGAAAAAAACGATCATAATATCGGCATTCCTTTCTTTTTGAAAAAACAAGGTTATGAGACAAAAGGGGTTCATTCACATTTGAAAAAAGGCTATCAACGCAATGAGGTGTATAAAAAATTAGGATTTGATTCCTTTATATCACGAGAAACAATGATTGCTGAAAGTAAGGAATTGCCGATTTATTATGATGAAGGCTACATCAGTGATATGAGTTTTGTTGACCGTATTTTGTTAGAAGTTAACAAAAATGACAAGTCGACTTTTATTAACAGTGTCAGTATGCAAAATCATTATCCCTATACAGAAGCCACAAAAGGTAAGTTGAAGCAAGACGATAATTTATTAGAAAACTACCAAGATATCGTTGATGGTGACCAATTGGCCCTTTATGCGCGTGGTGTTAAAAAAATGGATACAACAATTGATTTACTTATTCAAAAGTTAACCGAGCTAGATCAACCGACAACAGTTGTTTTTTACGGTGACCATGGACCAGCTCTGAATCAATCATTATACGATAACGCTTTTTTTAAAGACGATAAACAACTTCAAAAATACTTAACGCCTTATTTTGTCTGGAACAATAAAATAAATGGTGAACAAAAACCAAAGATAATCAACCCAGGTTTTTTAGGTAGTTTAGCTTTCAGCGAAATGAGCGTAGCACAAGCTCCTTTCTACCAGTTTGAACATGACTTAATGCAAAAGTTACCTGCATATAATATTGCAAAGAACCTTTTTTTAAATTCGAAAGGTGAAAAAATTGCTTTAACAGCGCCACTAAAGGAGGCTCTGCACGATTATCAATTATTTCAATATGACATGTTTGTTGGAGAAGGCTACAGTAAAGAGCTCTTTAGCATTTAG
- a CDS encoding riboflavin synthase — protein MFTGIVEKMGRLQKTTHQRESMVLDILFPETDLKATKMGDSIAVNGVCLTVVAINEGVFSAEAMPETYRTTNLSLLKQGEPVNLERSLPITGRLDGHFVSGHVDGTVKINRRWQEQNAIYYELALLSSEKRRIVKKGSITLDGTSLTVIDKSTDAFVVALIPHSAAHTVLGQKKVGDIVNLESDLLSKYLGALVEDNGQSISQSFLKQHGY, from the coding sequence ATGTTCACTGGAATTGTTGAAAAAATGGGTCGGTTACAAAAAACAACACATCAGCGAGAGAGTATGGTGTTAGACATTCTATTTCCAGAAACAGATTTAAAAGCAACTAAAATGGGTGATAGTATTGCAGTTAATGGTGTCTGCTTAACAGTTGTTGCTATTAATGAGGGCGTATTTAGCGCTGAGGCGATGCCCGAAACGTATCGTACGACTAATCTATCCCTTTTGAAGCAGGGTGAACCCGTCAATCTCGAACGATCCTTGCCAATCACAGGTCGTTTAGACGGACATTTTGTATCAGGCCATGTGGATGGTACTGTGAAAATTAATCGCCGCTGGCAAGAACAAAATGCCATTTATTATGAATTGGCGTTGTTGTCTTCAGAAAAAAGACGTATTGTAAAAAAAGGTTCAATCACATTGGATGGTACAAGCCTTACTGTGATTGATAAAAGTACAGATGCTTTTGTCGTTGCTTTGATTCCACATTCTGCGGCACATACGGTGTTAGGTCAAAAAAAAGTGGGTGATATTGTTAATCTGGAAAGCGATTTATTGAGTAAGTATTTAGGTGCGTTAGTAGAAGATAATGGACAAAGTATCAGTCAGTCGTTTTTAAAACAACATGGTTATTAA
- a CDS encoding glycosyltransferase family 2 protein yields MFVVPDFLYNFIKVFTLIMSIVVFIHLGFYSILGLFGLKKVKRNYDIKAADKSFLIIVPAHNEENVIDNCLESIGQLNYDKNLYKVVTLADNCNDKTASIVRKRDGVNLFENRSKRGEPRGKPHVIGKYLRENKTYWQNFDYIVFLDADNLISENYLLEINSQFLAHTDLTVIQGYLDSKNINESFMSRGYAAAYFITNRAIQYAKHRLGWNTSIGGTGFAIDTNYIKENGWTPRSYTEDFEIQVELSIQGKKVLGIILQKYMMRNQMTLRQVMSKEHVGHKDIGILRFQKQVNS; encoded by the coding sequence ATGTTTGTAGTACCAGATTTTTTATACAATTTTATTAAGGTTTTTACTTTAATAATGTCGATAGTGGTTTTTATTCACTTAGGTTTTTATTCAATTTTAGGTTTATTTGGATTGAAAAAGGTAAAACGTAATTATGATATTAAAGCAGCTGATAAAAGTTTCCTAATTATTGTACCCGCACATAATGAAGAAAATGTAATTGATAACTGTTTAGAAAGTATCGGTCAATTGAACTATGATAAAAATCTCTATAAAGTGGTGACACTTGCAGATAACTGCAATGATAAGACCGCAAGTATCGTGAGAAAAAGGGACGGTGTTAATCTCTTTGAGAACAGAAGTAAAAGAGGAGAACCCCGAGGTAAACCTCATGTTATTGGTAAATATTTACGTGAAAATAAAACATATTGGCAAAATTTTGATTACATTGTTTTTCTTGATGCCGACAATTTAATTTCAGAAAATTATTTATTGGAAATTAATTCGCAATTTCTAGCACACACAGACTTAACAGTCATACAAGGTTATCTAGATTCTAAAAATATCAATGAATCATTTATGTCGCGTGGGTATGCAGCGGCCTATTTTATCACTAACCGTGCGATTCAATATGCAAAACACCGTTTGGGATGGAATACATCAATTGGTGGTACAGGTTTTGCAATCGATACAAATTATATTAAAGAAAATGGTTGGACACCGCGTAGTTATACTGAAGATTTTGAAATTCAAGTAGAGTTATCAATTCAAGGCAAAAAAGTACTTGGAATCATTTTGCAAAAGTATATGATGAGAAACCAAATGACATTAAGACAAGTCATGTCCAAAGAACACGTTGGTCACAAGGACATTGGTATATTGCGATTTCAAAAACAGGTCAACAGCTAG
- a CDS encoding DUF3290 domain-containing protein translates to MSFYTYEYLMNESNLTNYVKYGLTIVILLFLSFVTFKYMRDKLQTKYRDLSIIFCLLLIFIIGIQFTDYSQDQNNLSQSAQMAVFIESVSNEEQVPTSKILVNTTSVGNDMIIKLEDSYYQVELNPNLEAYHLKEVKLLDKNIDIVKTHK, encoded by the coding sequence ATGTCATTTTATACATATGAATATCTCATGAATGAATCTAATCTAACTAATTATGTGAAGTATGGTTTAACAATCGTTATTTTACTTTTTTTAAGTTTTGTGACTTTTAAGTATATGCGTGATAAATTGCAGACAAAATATCGTGATCTTAGCATAATTTTTTGCTTGCTTTTAATATTTATTATCGGCATACAATTCACGGATTATTCGCAGGATCAAAATAATTTATCACAATCAGCTCAAATGGCTGTTTTTATTGAATCGGTTAGCAATGAAGAACAAGTACCGACATCAAAAATATTGGTAAATACGACGAGTGTAGGCAATGATATGATTATTAAATTAGAAGACTCCTATTATCAGGTAGAACTTAACCCTAACTTAGAAGCGTATCATTTAAAGGAAGTTAAGTTGTTAGATAAGAATATTGATATCGTTAAAACACATAAGTAA
- a CDS encoding DUF421 domain-containing protein, translated as MELYYTAIVKLSLGFICLIFQINLLGKGNLAPSSAMDQVQNYVLGGIIGGVIYNQDITILQFFLVLVIWTIVVFTLKFLKNHNRFAKNIIDGRPVGLIINGKVIVEACLRSGISGNDLTFKLRALGIYEIKTVKRAVMEQNGQLTVIQYGDDNIKYPLIIDGQINEDVLDLIQKDAVWVLDKLTEKGYQMSDIYIGEYDKGAIVLYPYK; from the coding sequence ATGGAACTATATTATACAGCGATTGTGAAGCTAAGTTTAGGGTTTATCTGTTTGATTTTTCAAATAAATTTACTGGGTAAAGGTAATTTAGCGCCATCTTCAGCAATGGATCAGGTTCAAAATTATGTGCTGGGTGGTATTATCGGTGGTGTGATCTACAATCAAGACATTACAATCTTACAATTTTTCTTAGTGCTCGTTATTTGGACAATTGTGGTATTTACTCTGAAATTCTTGAAAAATCATAATCGTTTTGCCAAAAATATCATTGATGGACGACCTGTGGGTCTTATTATCAATGGTAAAGTAATTGTGGAGGCTTGCTTACGATCAGGTATATCAGGCAATGACCTCACTTTTAAACTAAGGGCATTAGGTATTTATGAGATAAAAACTGTTAAACGGGCAGTAATGGAACAAAATGGACAATTAACTGTGATTCAATACGGTGATGATAATATTAAATACCCATTGATTATCGATGGACAGATAAATGAAGATGTATTGGATTTGATACAAAAAGATGCGGTATGGGTATTGGACAAACTCACTGAAAAAGGGTATCAAATGAGTGATATCTATATTGGAGAGTATGATAAAGGAGCAATTGTACTGTACCCCTATAAATAA
- the ribE gene encoding 6,7-dimethyl-8-ribityllumazine synthase: protein MNIIEGHLRGTDLKVGIVVARFNDFITTKLLDGAVDSLIRHDVPTDNIDVAWVPGAFEIPFIAKKMAESGKYDGIITLGCVIRGATSHYDYVCNEVSKGVANIGLTTGVPVIFGVVTTESIEQAIERAGTKAGNKGVDAAMSLLEMAQLTKVLT, encoded by the coding sequence ATGAATATTATTGAAGGACATTTACGAGGAACAGATTTAAAAGTAGGGATTGTGGTGGCGAGATTCAACGATTTTATTACCACTAAATTATTGGATGGTGCGGTAGATAGCCTTATTCGCCATGATGTACCAACAGATAATATTGATGTTGCTTGGGTACCAGGTGCTTTTGAAATTCCTTTTATTGCTAAAAAAATGGCTGAAAGTGGTAAATATGATGGCATTATCACGTTAGGTTGCGTCATTCGAGGTGCGACTTCACATTATGATTACGTATGTAATGAAGTGAGTAAAGGTGTTGCTAATATTGGTCTGACAACTGGCGTACCTGTGATTTTTGGAGTGGTTACGACCGAATCGATTGAACAAGCAATTGAACGCGCAGGTACAAAAGCAGGTAACAAAGGTGTTGACGCGGCTATGAGTTTATTGGAGATGGCACAATTAACAAAAGTATTAACTTAA
- a CDS encoding bifunctional 3,4-dihydroxy-2-butanone-4-phosphate synthase/GTP cyclohydrolase II — MSVKKRVEEAIHFLQQGKLIIVADDENREAEGDLIGLAQYATSETLNQMVTEARGLVCVPMSARTARRLGLGQMTSENTDAYGTAFTISVDHHTTTTGISTAERALTIRELANPEAKPSDFLRPGHIFPLVGQANGAIVRAGHTETAVDLARLAGAQPVAYICEILNTDGTMARRPELKEQAVRMAIPFITVADIVRYRHLINDRILEADVQVDLPTEYGDFKVQVMTSLSDQKEQIVVSKGEFETEKIPLIRLHSECMTGDIFGSHRCECGEQLVEALQRIEADGTGAVLYLRQEGRGIGLVSKLRAYQLQEQGRDTYDANIELGFEADGRDYGIAAAMLKTLGIQRIRLLTNNLDKVTALQAYGIEVVERIALQIAPRLENKAYLKTKQTKFNHQLTID; from the coding sequence GTGTCAGTAAAAAAGAGAGTAGAAGAAGCCATACATTTTTTACAACAAGGAAAACTGATTATCGTTGCAGATGATGAAAACCGCGAAGCTGAAGGTGATTTGATAGGTTTGGCTCAATATGCGACGAGTGAAACATTAAATCAAATGGTAACAGAGGCACGTGGTTTAGTCTGTGTGCCGATGAGCGCAAGGACAGCCCGGCGACTAGGATTAGGGCAGATGACGAGTGAAAATACGGATGCATATGGGACAGCATTTACAATCAGTGTTGATCATCACACAACAACAACAGGTATATCTACGGCAGAACGTGCATTGACAATTAGGGAGCTTGCCAATCCAGAGGCAAAGCCGAGTGATTTTTTACGACCGGGTCATATTTTTCCTTTAGTAGGGCAGGCTAATGGAGCCATTGTAAGAGCAGGGCATACGGAAACCGCAGTAGACTTAGCTAGATTAGCAGGTGCGCAACCAGTGGCCTACATTTGTGAAATTCTAAATACTGATGGGACAATGGCAAGGCGACCTGAGTTAAAAGAACAAGCTGTTAGAATGGCAATCCCTTTTATTACCGTTGCTGATATTGTTAGGTATCGACATCTCATCAATGATCGTATTCTTGAAGCGGATGTTCAGGTCGATTTACCGACAGAGTATGGTGACTTTAAGGTACAGGTGATGACTTCATTATCGGATCAAAAAGAGCAGATTGTTGTTAGTAAAGGCGAATTTGAAACAGAAAAAATCCCATTAATTCGTTTGCACTCAGAATGTATGACGGGTGATATTTTTGGTTCGCACCGTTGCGAATGTGGTGAGCAATTGGTAGAAGCATTGCAACGGATTGAAGCGGATGGTACTGGTGCAGTTTTGTATTTACGCCAGGAAGGTCGCGGTATTGGTCTGGTGAGTAAGTTGCGTGCGTATCAATTGCAAGAACAGGGACGGGATACCTACGATGCAAATATTGAGTTAGGGTTTGAGGCAGATGGTCGTGATTACGGTATAGCAGCAGCAATGCTTAAAACACTAGGGATTCAGCGTATTCGACTATTGACGAATAACTTGGATAAAGTAACTGCTCTACAAGCATATGGCATTGAAGTAGTGGAGCGTATTGCGTTGCAAATAGCCCCGCGCCTTGAAAATAAAGCCTATTTAAAAACAAAACAAACAAAATTTAATCATCAACTCACAATTGACTAG